The following are encoded in a window of Solibacillus sp. FSL R7-0668 genomic DNA:
- a CDS encoding DNA polymerase IV codes for MAGRVIFHIDMNSFYASVEQAHEPTLKGKPIAVAGNAKERRGIIVTSSYEARAKGIYTTMTVGEAKRKCPDIILLPPDFAKYREASAAMFAILRSYTDLVEPVSIDEGYLDVTEIAKTQHPMQLAEEIQQRILHELDLPCSIGIAPNKFLAKTASNMKKPRGITVLRKRQVPELLWALPVIDMHGIGASTSKKLQALGIHTIGDLANAQERILQKEFGKNGVRLHKRANGEDGREVDPNAIFDTKSVGNSTTLPRDETEYYILKETFEKLSRSVAERLKVKYLAGTTVSIQIRNFEWQNQTRSKSLKTAIQQADAIFDIAWQLFLQHWDETPVRLIGITVSNVVDQADLTQQLNLFNFEQHIKDEPIVALVDTMEKKFGKGVIQRGVRVKRKSYASNTSFSKDFLEDHQQK; via the coding sequence ATGGCAGGACGCGTGATTTTTCATATTGATATGAATAGCTTTTATGCATCGGTGGAGCAGGCGCATGAACCAACGCTGAAAGGAAAGCCCATCGCGGTAGCAGGCAATGCGAAAGAGCGACGAGGCATTATTGTGACGAGCTCGTATGAAGCACGTGCGAAAGGGATTTATACGACGATGACGGTTGGTGAAGCAAAGCGGAAATGTCCAGATATCATCTTATTACCACCCGATTTCGCCAAATATCGAGAGGCAAGTGCAGCGATGTTTGCGATATTACGCAGCTACACCGATTTAGTAGAGCCCGTTTCGATTGATGAAGGCTACTTAGATGTAACTGAAATCGCAAAAACACAGCATCCAATGCAGCTTGCGGAGGAAATTCAACAGCGTATATTACATGAGCTTGATTTACCATGCTCCATTGGCATCGCTCCGAATAAATTTTTAGCCAAAACAGCATCAAATATGAAAAAGCCCCGAGGCATTACGGTCCTTCGAAAGCGCCAAGTACCGGAACTTTTATGGGCACTTCCTGTCATCGACATGCATGGAATTGGAGCAAGTACATCCAAAAAATTACAGGCGCTTGGGATTCATACAATTGGCGACTTGGCAAATGCTCAAGAAAGAATACTGCAAAAGGAATTTGGTAAAAATGGTGTGCGACTGCATAAACGCGCAAATGGAGAGGATGGACGTGAGGTAGATCCCAATGCCATTTTTGATACAAAAAGTGTAGGCAACTCGACAACCTTGCCACGGGACGAAACGGAATATTATATTTTGAAGGAAACATTTGAAAAGCTGAGTCGAAGTGTTGCGGAACGCTTGAAAGTAAAATATTTAGCGGGTACAACGGTTAGCATTCAAATTCGAAATTTTGAATGGCAAAATCAAACGCGCAGTAAATCACTAAAAACGGCCATACAGCAAGCCGATGCAATATTTGACATTGCATGGCAGCTTTTTTTACAGCATTGGGACGAAACACCGGTGCGACTCATCGGGATTACCGTTTCAAATGTGGTCGATCAGGCGGATTTAACCCAGCAGCTCAACTTATTTAATTTTGAACAGCATATTAAAGATGAGCCGATTGTGGCATTAGTTGATACAATGGAGAAAAAATTTGGCAAAGGTGTTATTCAGCGCGGCGTTCGTGTGAAAAGGAAAAGCTATGCCTCGAATACAAGTTTTAGTAAAGACTTTTTAGAAGATCATCAGCAAAAATGA
- a CDS encoding MarR family winged helix-turn-helix transcriptional regulator, producing the protein MSQYAPQLKAFTVLHRATNASQEVTKKQILTSNLNLTEFAVMELLYHKGEQPIQIIGKKVLIASSSITYVVDKLEQKGFVHRKSCANDRRVTYAALTDLGHQQIKAIFPAHEQKIAEIFEILSNEELEILTDLLKRVGHHASQI; encoded by the coding sequence ATGAGTCAATACGCACCACAATTAAAGGCTTTTACCGTGTTGCATCGCGCAACTAATGCTAGTCAAGAGGTTACTAAAAAACAAATTTTAACGAGTAACTTAAATTTAACTGAATTTGCTGTAATGGAGCTGCTCTATCATAAAGGCGAGCAACCTATTCAAATAATTGGTAAAAAGGTGCTAATCGCAAGCAGTAGTATTACGTATGTCGTCGATAAGCTTGAACAAAAAGGCTTTGTCCATCGAAAATCATGTGCAAATGACCGACGTGTAACCTATGCGGCACTCACAGATTTAGGGCATCAACAAATTAAAGCGATCTTTCCAGCACATGAGCAAAAAATTGCCGAAATTTTTGAGATTCTTTCAAACGAAGAACTCGAAATATTAACAGATTTGCTAAAACGAGTAGGACATCACGCAAGTCAAATTTAA
- a CDS encoding protoporphyrinogen oxidase, with amino-acid sequence MVTLHFEVLERCSKETEDTITAEQKAFAATPISYLKENQGEFIYVECTQFNDIRVDAVALEFDDAFNLYTALFGLKLQKKHSEAIRNYLKANVKSVLGSSSAAFSGQEGLWELNIAVDCMEGFKDSMSIEEVCELLYQFVAQLLTTVDL; translated from the coding sequence ATGGTTACGTTACATTTTGAAGTATTAGAACGTTGCAGTAAAGAAACAGAGGATACTATTACGGCTGAACAAAAAGCATTTGCAGCAACACCCATTTCTTATTTAAAGGAAAATCAAGGAGAATTTATTTATGTAGAATGCACGCAGTTTAACGATATTCGTGTCGATGCAGTAGCATTAGAATTTGATGATGCCTTTAATCTTTACACAGCATTATTTGGCTTAAAGCTGCAAAAGAAGCATAGCGAGGCGATTCGTAACTATTTAAAAGCGAATGTGAAATCCGTATTAGGCAGTAGCAGCGCGGCATTCTCTGGTCAAGAAGGCCTATGGGAATTAAATATTGCCGTAGACTGTATGGAAGGCTTTAAGGATTCCATGTCAATCGAGGAAGTATGTGAGTTATTGTATCAATTTGTTGCGCAATTATTAACGACAGTGGATCTATAA
- a CDS encoding TRM11 family SAM-dependent methyltransferase: MQYLYSFACQKGEYELSRLEMRTFFNFDVEGNVLISEKKIEPSRSPYMRKRLDIWVQGTTIEQLVDAAQQIQLGERSFKIHALNNSEDAILPKLSRTVRNEMMKKIGYAIHAEPDLENPDVVLGLVLYEGIYYLGELVQGEAVWLHHMQKPEMYSTALSTRDARAIVNIAAPFPQGLKVIDPCCGIGTVLVEAMSMGISIEGRDINKRVVWGSRINLRHFGFEPKVEIGPIEEASEGYDVAIIDMPYNLFTHISEDLQQSIITNARRIAKRVVIVTIESMDDKIANANLTIMDQAIVKKGTFERHVLICE, encoded by the coding sequence ATGCAATATTTATATAGCTTTGCTTGTCAAAAGGGCGAATATGAGCTTTCACGTTTAGAAATGCGCACATTTTTTAACTTTGATGTGGAAGGCAATGTTTTGATTAGCGAAAAGAAAATCGAACCAAGTCGTAGCCCGTATATGCGAAAGCGCTTAGATATTTGGGTACAGGGAACGACAATTGAGCAGCTTGTTGATGCTGCACAACAAATACAGCTTGGTGAGCGTTCATTTAAAATTCATGCTTTAAATAATAGTGAAGATGCGATTTTACCAAAGCTGTCACGTACGGTTCGTAACGAGATGATGAAAAAAATCGGCTACGCTATTCATGCTGAGCCAGATTTAGAGAATCCCGATGTGGTATTGGGCCTAGTGCTCTATGAAGGCATCTATTATTTAGGTGAGCTGGTGCAGGGCGAAGCAGTTTGGCTACACCATATGCAAAAGCCTGAAATGTATTCAACAGCACTCAGTACACGAGATGCACGAGCCATTGTTAATATTGCAGCTCCGTTTCCACAAGGCTTAAAAGTAATTGACCCGTGCTGTGGGATTGGTACCGTATTAGTTGAGGCGATGAGTATGGGCATATCTATTGAGGGACGAGACATCAATAAGCGAGTTGTTTGGGGATCGCGTATTAATTTACGACACTTCGGATTTGAGCCAAAAGTGGAAATTGGCCCAATTGAAGAAGCAAGTGAGGGTTATGATGTCGCTATTATCGATATGCCGTATAATTTATTTACGCATATATCGGAGGATTTACAGCAAAGCATAATTACCAATGCCCGACGTATTGCTAAGCGTGTCGTCATTGTAACAATCGAATCGATGGACGACAAAATTGCCAACGCTAATTTAACAATTATGGATCAGGCAATCGTAAAAAAAGGCACATTTGAACGCCATGTTTTAATATGTGAGTAA
- a CDS encoding MFS transporter — protein MKIHPLRFLRIIGVLDGLSLITLLFISMPLKYFADLPLFVTVNGSIHGGIFMLYVVAIAIVQLRIQWSVSWSLLSVFVAFIPFGNFVLDMKLKKMEKTMRVKPFPTHWLVYAIIFFSFFDLFVQLPIMSTYALSVGASTFIAGIVVGMYSFMNTFGNIFSGVFTDKIGAFRILVFGLITSSLSLLCYQLVDSPEILLVVRCIHGFSSGFITPAAFTLLANIRRAEEQGSGSAITGAFVGIAAIIGPASSGILASKISVPNVLSFVAVYGIILLIGLLLLLRKFSLPKRVKKQVKEKLQWNIGIMKAYGGAFFLMFSQGVLAYLLPIHIQDLGYSSRMSGTLLSVFGIVAVLIFILPTNRIFDFINAQVTLLVGVVLLAFAQIGIGLAEEIIWLYGMLALYGVGFAFLFPSINAVLIEATTEKTRGKAYGYFYAFFSIGVVAGSAILGMLDLIGTPGFIFTGAILLSFSLFVFITLVTTKVSLLKVRT, from the coding sequence ATGAAGATTCATCCGCTACGATTTTTACGTATAATAGGTGTTCTTGATGGACTTTCACTTATTACATTATTATTTATTTCAATGCCACTAAAATATTTTGCAGATTTGCCGTTATTTGTGACTGTGAATGGTAGTATTCATGGGGGCATATTCATGCTATATGTAGTCGCTATTGCTATTGTACAGTTACGTATTCAATGGAGTGTTAGCTGGTCTTTACTTTCCGTATTCGTTGCCTTTATTCCATTTGGTAACTTTGTTTTGGACATGAAGCTGAAAAAAATGGAGAAAACAATGCGTGTGAAACCATTTCCTACACATTGGTTAGTTTATGCGATCATCTTCTTTTCGTTTTTTGATTTATTTGTACAATTACCTATTATGAGTACATATGCGTTATCTGTCGGTGCGTCAACCTTTATAGCAGGTATTGTTGTGGGGATGTATTCGTTTATGAATACATTTGGTAATATTTTTTCTGGTGTATTTACCGATAAAATTGGGGCATTTCGAATTTTAGTATTTGGTCTTATTACATCATCACTCTCCCTTTTATGCTACCAACTCGTGGATAGCCCAGAAATTTTGTTAGTTGTCCGCTGTATTCATGGCTTTAGCAGTGGCTTTATTACACCTGCTGCATTTACGTTGCTGGCCAATATTCGACGTGCAGAGGAGCAGGGTAGTGGTAGTGCCATTACAGGAGCATTTGTAGGAATTGCTGCCATCATTGGACCGGCATCCAGTGGTATTTTAGCAAGTAAAATTTCCGTACCAAATGTACTCAGTTTTGTAGCAGTGTATGGCATTATTTTATTAATTGGTTTGTTATTACTTTTGCGGAAATTTTCATTACCAAAACGTGTCAAGAAACAAGTGAAAGAAAAACTACAATGGAATATAGGAATTATGAAAGCTTATGGTGGGGCATTTTTCTTAATGTTTTCACAAGGAGTTTTAGCGTATTTACTGCCCATCCATATTCAGGATTTAGGATATAGTTCACGAATGTCGGGTACATTATTAAGCGTGTTTGGTATTGTGGCGGTGCTAATTTTCATTTTGCCTACCAACCGAATTTTTGATTTTATTAATGCGCAAGTTACATTATTGGTTGGGGTAGTGCTTCTGGCTTTTGCACAAATTGGTATTGGTCTTGCGGAAGAAATCATCTGGTTGTATGGGATGTTAGCGTTATATGGTGTAGGATTTGCGTTTTTATTCCCATCAATCAATGCGGTTTTAATTGAGGCTACTACCGAAAAAACGCGTGGTAAAGCATATGGCTATTTTTACGCATTTTTCTCAATCGGTGTGGTTGCAGGGTCTGCTATTTTAGGCATGCTAGACTTAATTGGGACGCCAGGATTTATTTTTACCGGCGCCATTTTATTAAGCTTTAGTCTGTTTGTATTCATTACATTAGTGACGACCAAAGTATCGCTGTTAAAAGTGCGTACATAA
- a CDS encoding ring-cleaving dioxygenase, which yields MNHIKGIHHVTAITSSAEKNYEFFTYVLGMRLVKKTVNQDDIQTYHLFFADDKGSAGTDMTFFDFPGIPKGVHGTDEIYKTAFRVPTDAALDYWVKRFDRLQVKHDGIQTQFGKQTLSFVDFDEQQYMLISDENNKGIESGTPWQNGPIPLEFAITGLGPVHIRISRFDYFKEVLEKVMLMREVAQEGQLHLFEVGEGGNGAAVIVEENTELAQGRQGYGTVHHAAFRVEDTAVLHEWIDRMESFGFGTSGYVDRFFFESLYARVAPGILFEWATDGPGFMGDEPYETAGEILSLPPFLEAKRDYIESVVRPIDTVRSTKTIEKEYE from the coding sequence ATGAACCATATTAAAGGAATTCACCACGTAACAGCAATTACAAGCAGTGCAGAAAAGAATTATGAGTTTTTCACGTATGTATTAGGGATGCGTCTTGTGAAAAAAACAGTTAACCAAGATGATATTCAAACATATCATTTATTCTTTGCGGATGATAAGGGCTCAGCAGGAACAGATATGACATTCTTTGATTTCCCTGGCATTCCAAAAGGGGTACACGGAACAGATGAAATTTATAAAACAGCATTCCGCGTTCCAACAGATGCAGCGTTAGACTATTGGGTAAAACGTTTTGACCGCCTACAAGTTAAACATGACGGTATTCAAACACAATTTGGTAAGCAAACATTATCATTTGTAGACTTTGATGAGCAACAATATATGTTGATTTCAGATGAAAATAACAAAGGAATTGAATCCGGAACGCCTTGGCAAAACGGACCGATTCCATTAGAGTTTGCCATTACAGGCTTAGGTCCTGTGCATATCCGTATTTCGCGCTTTGATTATTTCAAAGAAGTGCTAGAAAAGGTAATGCTAATGCGTGAAGTGGCACAAGAAGGCCAATTACACTTATTTGAAGTAGGTGAAGGTGGTAATGGAGCTGCAGTAATTGTGGAAGAAAATACAGAGCTTGCGCAAGGTCGTCAAGGTTATGGTACAGTACACCATGCGGCATTCCGTGTTGAGGATACAGCCGTATTACACGAATGGATTGACCGAATGGAAAGCTTTGGCTTCGGTACATCGGGCTATGTCGACCGTTTCTTCTTTGAATCGTTATATGCACGTGTTGCACCAGGGATTTTATTTGAGTGGGCTACAGATGGGCCTGGATTTATGGGCGACGAGCCGTATGAAACAGCCGGCGAAATTTTATCATTACCGCCATTTTTAGAAGCAAAACGTGACTACATCGAAAGCGTTGTTCGCCCAATCGATACGGTGCGTTCAACAAAAACAAT